Part of the Paenibacillus sp. FSL R7-0273 genome is shown below.
AAACAAGTGAACCTCCGGCCAGCAGCAGCATTGTTCTCCCCAGCGACAGAATGTCCAGCAGTTTTCCACGCAGCCTGCCGATATTCCATAGCTGAAACCATTTTCTGTTCATTATTGTTATGTCCTCCTCCAGCCCTTTGTAATCTCTTATACTTCAAATCTATGAGCGGGAGGAGAATAGTAGAACTCAAAGAGAGAGGGAATAATAGAGCAAAGTGTTACACCGGGTTTACGCCGGGACGAGGCTGCTTCTTCACAGACAGACAGCCCGGATAAGCTGCCGCCGGGCAGTTTATCCGGGCTGTCTGTTTTCAGATGAAATCAGTGTGTATATGCGCCGACATTTCCCGGATCGACCGCATCATGCAGCGCCGCATTCAGGCCGCTGGCTACAATGTTGGCAATTTCTTCAATGAATTCATCAATTTCCTTCGGAGTGACAATAAGGTCATGCCCGAGGGGCTCCAATACCTCTTTTACCAGCTGCAGCCGTTCATGCTCCGAGATGTCGTCCAGCATGCCCATGATCTCCTTAGTATGTGCACCGCCGTCAGCCATCTGGCCGAAATGATTGCTCATCATCTCCAGCACATTATTAACGATTGTAGAAGCATAGCAGACTGTAGGCACACCGATGGCAATGCAGGGAACGCCCAGAATCTCCCGGGTCAGTCCGCGGCGTTTGTTCCCGATGCCTGAGCCGGGATGAATGCCGATATCGGCAATCTGAATCGTCGTATTGATCCGCTCAAGCGAGCGGGAGGCCAGCGCATCGATGGCGATAATCAGATCCGGCCTGGTCCGGTCCACGATCCCCTGAACCACCTCGCTGGACTCTATGCCAGTCAGTCCAAGCACACCCGGAGCAATTGCGCTGACATTGCGGTACCCCGGAGAGACCTGGTCAGGTACAAGCTCATAGAATTGCCGAGTAATCAGCGCATTTTCCACTACCAGCGGACCCAGTGAATCCGGCGTAACATTCCAGTTGCCGAGGCCGACAATCAGCACCGAGGAATTCTTGCTGATGCCGATCCGGCTCAGAAACTGTTCAAATTCACGGGCGAATACGACCGCCACCTTTTGCTGAAGCCCGGTATCCCCGCCGCGCAGAGCCGGAACCTCCAGCGTCACGTAATTCCCGAGCGCCCGGCCGATCGCCTGGGAGCCAGCAGCAGTAGCCACACCAAGCCGCGTAACCTTGATTCCGTCCGCTTCCTCTACCTCTTCATTTACACCGGGGATAGGTGTTTTTTGCGGCCCCTGGGCAATTTCCTTGGCCTCCACCGCAAGGTCCGTGCGCACTGAATACAGCTGAAGATCCAGTTCCATCCTAGTTCAGCCTCCTAAAAGTTTTGTGAGCACATGCTTCATGAGGGGAGCCTCGTACAAAACTCACTTCGGAAGCATATGCTTAAGTTTTGTGAGCATAGTCTTCCGCGAGTCTTCTTCGTACAAAACTCGCTTCGAAAGCATACGCTTAAGTTTTGTGAGCATAGTGTGCGGGAGAAGCGCGGTGTTTATGCAAAAGAATACGGAGAAATCACGCAGCCAAGTAATCTTCCGGCCGGTTTATTTAAGAAGACAGAGCATCCAGCCATCCTTCCGGTGTCCTCCGGGTGTATCCGCAGGGTATTTCAATAGCTTTTAGTGTTGCATTTTGCCCCTCGGCATGCTAAGATATTTTAAGTTGTGAATCATTTGATGATTTCGAATGTCTTCCAGGAGGTGAATGCAATGCCAAATATCAAATCCGCGGTTAAACGCGTCAAGACGATCGAGAAACGTCGTGCTCTGAACGCTTCCCAGAAGTCCGCGCTTCGTACAGCTGTGAAAACTGCTGATGTAGCTCTGACTGGAACGGAAGTTGAAACTGCTCAAGCTGCTATCCAAGCTGCTTCCAAAAAGCTGGACAAGGCCGTAACTAAAGGTCTGGTTCATAAAAATGCGGCTGCCCGCAAAAAATCCCGCTTGGCGAAGAAATTGAACGCTCTTAAGGCTCAAGCCTAATTAGCGACTTTCATAGTGAGCACTATAAGAACCTGACCGATATGCTGCATACGGTTAGGTTTTTTTGTGCCCTCTTTGCATGCGGCTTGCCCGCAGCAAAAGAGCCTGCCTTATACGCTGAATCAGCGGATAGGGTAGGCTCTTTTTGCGGGGCGGTGCCGGACAACGTACAGAACAGCAGCATTCCGGCACTATGCGCCAAGACGCAGCATAAACATCTCCAGCCCGAGCACCTTGTCGATGGCTCCGGTCTTCATCTGGTAATCAAGATCAGCCAGGCCGCTAAGGATCTGGCGCAGCCGCCGGCTGTCAAATTTGCGGGCCTGCTCTCCGGCCAGCTTGACGGCATACGGGTGCACTCCGATCTGTGAAGCGATCTGCGCCTGCGAATAGCTGAGCGCAGACAGGTCCTTGACCTGCAGGATGATCCGGAACTGCCGGGCGATCAGCGCAGCAATCTTAATCGGCTCCTCGCGCTGCTTCAGCAGCTCATACAGCGTACCAAGCGCTTTGTCCAGGCGCAGGTTAGCAATATCCTCAACCAGCGTGAACACATTCTGCTCCGTGCCGCGGTGCACAAGGCTGTCCACTGCTGCAGAGTCTACTGTCCCGCCGGCTCCGGCGAATAGCGACAGCTTGTCCATCTCCGCAGACAGGCCCTGGAGGCCGGTGCCGGCACTGGCTATCAGCGCCTCGGCAGTTCCCGGCGCCACAGCACAGCCGCGGTCCTTGAAGCCCTTCTCAACCCAGCGCAGCAGCTCTTCTGCACCAAGCGGGTTGAAGGCCAGCACCGTCCCGGCCGCCTTAGCCGCCTTGACGATCTTTTTGCGCTCATCCAGCTTGTCATTATTCACAAGGAACACAATGACGCTAAAGTCGGCAGGCGCCTGTATATAATCGCTCAGCAGCTCAACGCGGTGTTCAATTTTGGCACTTTCCTTGCCCGCAGTAAACAGCGAGGCATCCCTCACCAGCAGCAGCTTGCGCTCCACCATGAACGGAACGGTCTCCGCCTCTTCCACCACCGCCTGTACGGGCGTCTCTGACAGATCGAAGGGAATTACTGCAAAGTCACGGTCCTCCTTGGCGATCAGGTGATCCTCCAGGAAGGCCGCAAATTCATTCATCCGGAATTTCTCACTGCCGTAAAGCACATATAGCGGTGAAATTTTTCCCTGCTTAATGTCTTTGGCCGCCGTTTTGGCATCCATCCTGCCACTTCCTTTTCCATTTCAATTCGGGTAATCCTCCAGTACACACATGTCTCTAGTTTAACAGAAAACAGGCTCCATTGGTGGTGCTTAATACTTTTAGTACTTACCTGCCGCCTAATTCCGTTATATTCCTGCTTGGCAGCCGCCAATTTTCACACGGGCCGGCGGCTAATGAGAAAATGCAAAAACGGAGCAACCTCGGCAGCCAGGGCCAAAGTTGCTCCGTTTCAGCGGCGCATCTATATAAACGGCGGAAGCAAAGGCTCTAGAAACCCCGCCTCCGTCGGTCATACCGATGGAACTCGCAAATCGTGTAATTCCTGTCCTCTCACCCTAGCATATTCGGGTTCTCCCCAAAACGTTCCACCGGAGTAATTATTTATTGGCCGGAGCCGTACTTGCCGGTGACGGGCCCGCATTCGCCGGAGTGCCCGGTGAAGCAGACGGCTCCGCAGTGGCCTGGGCAGCAGGCGCTGAATACACCTCAGTAACCTCCGCACCATCCTGCATCGTTACATAGGTGAATTGCAGGCTGTCCCCAGACCAGGCACCTGATACCCAGGTCCCTGCCAGCGGCAGCGAGGTTAATGCTATCCGTTCTTCCGGCTGTCCCTCTGCAGGCAGGCTGTAGATTACCAGCTGCTGTCCGGCAAGCTCAGCGGCATAACGCCCGTCCGGCGAGCTCCATGAGCCGTGAGATGATACAAGCGCCGGCAGCAGCCCCATAACACCAGCCTCCGGAGCAGCCGGAGGCTGCAGCGGCTCCTGCGCCCGTGTGTCGCCCGTACCGGCAGACTCTTCAGCAGCATCGCCGCTGAATATCTGGGCATCTGACGCGCTATTGTTGTTCCGGCTTCCTTCCCTGGCATCCGCCCTTGGAGCCGGGGTCGCTGCCTGCGTGCTGCGCGTAACCGGAGCATTCTGCTTAGCTGAAGTGGAATTATCCGTTGCAGCAGGGGCATCAGCACCGGCTCCATACGGAGCCACTTCAGCTGCAGATGGAGCAGCCGTATCTGCGGCACCGCTGTTGCCGGCATCTGCCGGTTCAGTAGCCTGAATCTCCATCTGGTACATCGAAGCATTGCCGGACCCATCTGCAGTCGCAGCCGTATCCGAATTTTCCGTTGCCATCTTGCTCAGCGGCTCACTGCTTGAGGCTGTATCAGCCGCCTGGTTCAGCGACATCTCCACATCAGCCGACGGCAGGCTGTCCGGCATATTAAACACGGCGAACAGTAATATAATAGCCGCAGCAACTGCACCTATGCCTGTCCGTGTTGCCATGGAGGCTGCTCTGGAGGTACCTTTTGCAGCTTTACCGTGTATATTTTTACGTGTCATCGGAATGACTTTGCCTTCTTCTTCCTGGACCTCTGCACTTGAGCCCTGAACTCCGGAATCCAATCTCTCCAGCTGAGGCAGAATCGAGTCAACCAGACTAAAAGGAGGCTTAACATCCGGCAGCTGCTCCAATTGCTCAGAGAGCATAGTCAGCCGGTCAAAGACTTCCGCGCAGGAAGGACAATTATCGATATGGCGGTACATTTCCACAGTCTCTTCGGGACTGAGATCATGATCCAAATAGCGGTGCATCCATTCCGTCACCTCCGTACACTTCATCCTGATACACCACCTTTCTGATACTCCTGAAGTCTATTTTGCAGCTGCTGCCTGGCCCGGAACAGGTAGGATTTCACCGTGTTGAGTGGCAGGTCGAGACAGTCTGCAATCTCGTTGTAAGAAAAATCCTGCAAATACCTTAGTACAATCACCGTCCGGTGATGCTCCGGAAGCTGGTCAATCGCCTCGCGGATATCCTCCGCCAAATAACCGGACATGACCTCGCGCTCTACATTATGTTTATTATCCTGGAACACCATTTCGTGCTCATCGATAGAAACAGTAGGCTTCGATCTCCTGAATTTGTCGATACAGATGTTGGTCACGATCCGCTGAACCCATGTTTTGAACTGGGCTTTTTCCTCATAGGAATTAATTTTGGTATACACTCTGATAAGTGCTTCCTGTGATGCATCCAAAGCATCCTGTTCATTATGCAAAATGTAGAAGGCCGTCTTATACACATGTCCTTCAATTTCCCGCAATAGGGTGATTAGAGCGTCGCGATCGCCCGCTTGAGCGGCTCTGATGAGTCCCTGCTCCACCACGAAGGTTCCCCCTCTCTATGCAATCTTACTGACGCGCAAGACTGCGGATTTGTTGCAAGCCTGTGATCAATATTTTAAAGATACCAAACTTTACATAATACGTCTCGACCCGCCACCGGTTCCGTTCCGCGGCAAGTCCCTAAACCGCCCGTAATCCTTACTAAGCATACAAGGGAAGCGCTGAATCTTCAAATACTCTTTTACAGAAGTTTATGACAAAACTGAAATCAAATAGGCCGCCCGCCGGGTACGATTACCGGAGACAGCCTGCTTTATTTATACATTATAGTATTACACAGCATCAGCACAGCATAGTTGTCCTTGCCGTCGTCATCCACCACATAGATTTCGCCCTGTTCAAAAAGCTGCGGATTGTTATGGTTACGCTGCAATCTGTACAATTGTCCCGCCGTCACCCTGCAGCCCCGGACTGCAGAGATAATCTGCACAAATTCAGCCTCTTCTTCATTAATCGTCCGGTACAGCGTCCTCTGCTTATCATTCCCGGGCATAGCGGCCCCCTCCATCTCCATTGGCAGTCTGCCGGCTTACAGCAGACCGCCCCGCTGCTTACTATGTAAGTATTGCCCGGAACCGGAGGAAAGCATCTCTGTTTTCATTTAGATGTAGGAAAAAAATAAAAAACTGCCTCGCCTTATAAAAAGGCAGGGCAGTCCAAGGGATTATTGTTCTATAATTGCCCGTGCTGCTATCAGCTGTTACAGGCCTTTAACCTCTTTGTATTTGGCAACATACTGTGCAGCCAGCTCTGTAATCTGGTCATAGCGGCCTTCCTTGGCCGGAGCGGTTAGATTGCCGCCGATACCGACAGCGATACAGCCGTTCGCAATCCATTTGCCCATGTTGTTCAGATCCACGCCGCCGGTAGGCATAATGTTAACATGTGGCATAGGGCCTTTGACTGCCTTGACATAGTCCGGTCCGAACGCGCTGCCCGGGAACAGCTTCAGCACATCCACGCCGAGCTTCAGCGCTTCCTTCATTTCGTTCAGCGTCATGCAGCCGGGCATGTAAGGAATACCGTATAGATTACACATTTTGGCGGTTTCTTCTTCAAAAGAAGGGCTCACCACAAATTCCGATCCTGCCAGGATTGCAATCCGGGCGGTCAGCGGATCAAGCACGGTACCTGCACCGATTACAGCCCGGCTGCCGTATTCAGCCACCAGGCGTTTGATCGCCACATCCGCATCCGGAGTCGTAAAGGTAACCTCGATATTGGTCAGTCCGCCCTCGATACAGGCAGCCGACATTTTGAAGGCGTCATCAGCGTTGTCAGCACGGATAACCGCTACTACACCGACAGAGGTAAGGTTTTGCAATACTTTTATTTTCTTCATTTTAAACGTCCTCTCTTAATAAATACGTATTATAAAACAGGTATACATCATAGAACATTTATTTAGATAAACTATTTTATCTCTTTTACTAACATACTCGTGAAGTCTTCTATGGAAATAGTAATAATAATCCCGCTAACAGTCAATACGTTTTTTATCCGAACGGTTACAGGAAAGCTGTTTAGAATAAAAAACCCTTATAGATAAAGGGATTTTTCTCACTTCACATTTTAACACTGAAAATTCACAGGTTAGAATGAGTGAAGTCTTATTGAACAAAACCGATTTATGTGATAATTTCAAGTTACTAATCATTATACAGGGAATCTAAGGATTGCCCTGGGGAGGAATATGAAGATGAGCAAACAACTTAGTGCCGTCACTTTTGGCGAGCCGATGGCGATGTTTTATGCAAATGAAGCAGGACCGCTGCATGAGGCAACCTCGTTCTCTAAGGCGCTGGCCGGAGCAGAAAGCAATGTGGCAACCGGTCTGTCCCGCCTCGAACACACAACCGGATATGTAACCAAGCTGGGTGAAGACAATTTCGGGCAATTCATTGCCATGGCCCTTAACAAAGAAAATATCGATACAGACAGCATCACTTATACCAAGGAAGCTCCTACCGGAATGCTGATCAAGTCCAAGGTGCTTACCGGCGACCCTAAGGTTGAATATTTCCGCAAAAACTCCGCCGCGTCCAAGCTGAACCTGGCTGACTTCGACGAGGCCTATTTTGCTTCCGCCGGCCATCTGCATGTAACCAGCATTTCTTCCGCACTCTCGAAGACCTGTCATGAGTTCTCATTGCATGCTATGGAATTTATGAAAAAGAACGGCAAAACCGTCTCCCTGGACCCGAACCTGCGCCCGACCCTGTGGCCTGACAAGGAGACTATGGTAGCTACCATCAACGATCTCGCCACCCGCTGTGACTGGTTCCTGCCGGGCCTGGGTGAAGGCAAAATTTTGACCGGCCTTGAAACACCGGAGGAAATTGCCGCTTACTATCTGGAACGCGGGGTATCCCTCGTTGTAATCAAGCTGGGCCCTGAAGGCGCTTACTACAAAACGGCTGCCGGAGAAGAAGGCTATGTGGACGGCTTTAAGGTGGAAGAGGTAGTCGATACAGTCGGTGCAGGGGACGGCTTCGCCGTTGGCGTAATCAGCGCCATGCTGGAGAAGCTTACCGTGGCTGAAGCCGTACGACGCGGCAATGCAATCGGTGCGCTGGCCGTTATGTCTCCCGGAGACATGGACGGACTGCCTACCCGCGACAAGCTGGAGAGCTTCATGAGCGCCGGCGTTTAAAAGTTACTGCTGCTGACTGCACGCAGAGAAGCCATTATTCATTTATAAAAAGGGAGTGCTCCAGCGGCGTTATGCCGGGAGCACTCCTCTTTTTTCTTAAAGCTTTTGCAGCGGTAGTTCTCCAGGCATTTAACCCACTCAAGCTACTCTAATCTATACAGAACGTCATTAAGAGACTAACAAACCGTCTCCTGTTCCTGCCTTAGGTAAAGCGTTGAGCAGCGGATAGATCTCTCTTGCCAAAGCGCTAACCTTAGTCAGTCGGTTCGGAGCCAAATGAGTTTTAAGTGTAGTTTGTGCAATTAAAACAGGGGAATTCAGTCATTTTAAGGAGATAACTGTATTCTGTACATCTATTTTTCGCGAAAAACCCGGTTCGGGGCGTTTTTAGCAAATATAAATGTATAGAGTGCAGTTAAACCCTGCAGCGAAGCTAATTAGCCTAGTTTAGTTGCAGAAAGTACAGTTATTTCAACCCGGCTCATTCATGATGCCGTGCAATTACCTACGAAACAGGACAAGTGCATCACCGAGAAGAAGAAGAGGCGGACGCGGACGCCTTTATTTGGTTTTACAGGATCTTCGCTCTGCTTCCCCCAGCAAAAAAATAGCTTTGATGTTGGTCAACACCCCTGCTGATAAAGGACTTTAGCTGTGGAAGCGATAGATTGTCTCCATGTGAGGTTATACAGGTAATTGCGGATTATATAGCAAACTTCTTAATCGCAATAGACATAAGCTTAAATAAGAGGGAAGCTGTGCTCCCCTCCATAAGTAACCTCTAAACTTGTCCAAAACAAACTTTGGGACAGGCAGTACAACTCGCAAATTTAGGACTAAGCAGACGCTAAAAGAATAAACCGTTTTACCCAAAACTCCGTTATACCGGAGGTCGTACAGACTGCCCCTGCTGGAGCGCCGGCGGAAAGCGGTACGTAATCGGAACCGCAGCATCCTGATCCTCGATCAGCGAGAGCATGATCTTCGCCGCCTGCATGCCCATTTCGTAAGCCGGCTGGCGGATCGTTGTAATTGCCGGGTTGTAGATCAGGGCAAACTCGGCATCATCAATGCCGATAACGGACAGGCGGCCGGGAATCGCGACAGATTGGCGGTTCGCGTATTTCAGAATTTCGCCGAGCACAAGGTCATTGGCAGCTACCAGCGCCGTCGGCGGATGCGGCCCGTTCAGCAGCTCATCCAGCGCGGCAGAGATCCGCTCTCTGGGCACGCTGCACATATAACGCTCATTCAAAGGCAGACCTGCCTCCTCCATCGCCTTCTTGTAGCCGCTCATCCGTTCCTTGCGCGGGGTAATGGCGTTCTCCCCGAGCGGCAGCGACAGGATGGCGATAGCCTCATGACCGTTGCGGGTCAGCTCCTTGACCGCTGTCTTGACGGCCATTTCATTGTCCAGCAGCAGGCTCTGGGTCGTTACCCCTTCAACCAGCCGGTCCATGAACACAAGCGGATACTCCGCCTCTATCAGCCGTGTATAAGCCGCAGACTGGTGACCGGTCGGAAAAATAATCAGCCCGTCCACCTGACGCGCTACCAGCGTCTCCACATACGTATTTTCTTTTTCCGAGTTCTCGTCGGCATTGCAGATGATGACCTGAATGCCCCGGCGCTGCAGCTCATTTTCGATCGCCCGGATGCACTGGATTGACAGCGAGTAATCGATATTGGCGACAATGATCCCGACCATATGTGTGCGGTTCTGCTTCAGGCTGCGGGCCAGGCCGTTCGGCTGATAATTCAGCTCCTCGATCACATCGGCAATCCGGTTCTTAGTCGCTTCGCTCATGTATTTAAACCGTTTATTCAAAAATTGTGAGACTGTGCTCTTCGAGACTCCCGCCTTCTGGGCAACATCCTCAATCGTCAGTTTTTTCATCTTTTCCGCTCCACTCCGCATAAAAAAGCCATACCTTTGATATTATCAAAAGTATAGCTTTTTTTTAGTAAATTATCCAGATGAAATGAACTAAAGTTTTTTCTTTATTGTGGAGGCATCGATCTTCTCCCCGTATTCCTCATACCACCAGTCATAATACCACTGCTCACCGGTTGCAATACTGATATCCACTGTCCGTTTTTCACCGTTAACCTCATAATGAGCCACATAATACTCTTCCTCAGTAGTAATGGACAGCTCACCGTAATGCACTTTGGTTGGCCGCTTTTTCTTTTCTGTAGTAACTGTTTCCGGAAGCACATCACTCTTCCCGGTTGTTATATCGTACAGCTTGCTGTGCTGAATAAAACCGCCATTCCCGGCCTCTTTATAATCAACCAGCAGCAGCTCATTCCGATCCGGATCAGCAGCAATAAATGCATGATCAAGACTATAATCAGAGGAATTTAATGTAAAGAGATCAGACGGAGCTGTCACATCACCTGCAGAGGCTTTTTTGAGATCCAGGACAGATATTTTACCGGGACCTCGTGTTTTCACCTCACCGACCGTATAAGCTCCATTGGTAAATACCAGATAATCTCCCGCACTGAAAAGGTAGCCCAGAGCAAAATAAGTCTGTGCCCCGCCCGCATACAAAGGAAATGTATACAGTCTTTGGGCGGATTCTGCCGACAGCTCGGTATGCCCCTTAGGAGTCAGATAGAGAGTATAAGGCTCTGTATTCCGGGTGTATCCGGGTCTGAGATAATCAACCTTTGGCGGCGGCGGTGACCAGACAATCCCCAGCGGAGTATCCACTGCCTGTGCAGAGCTTTTATCCCTGTCCATGGGCAGTGACATCACATACTTCAATCCGCCGAGCTCAAAATTCACCTTGCTGTAGTATCCCGTTCTCTTCTGCGCAGCAGGTGAAGGAGAAGGGGCGGCCGGTACAGATGGCTGGACTGCAGCACCGCTTTTGTTGTTCCAAATGGCCTGCGGACCCTCACCGCTTTCTCTCCCGCCGCCCGCCAGCGGCCACATCAGCGCACCAACCAGCATAACCGCCGCTATACCAGCGATGCCAATACGTCTGCGTGAAGTAGCCTTCTCCGTCCCGGCACGCCGCTCAGCGGCAAGCTCAATCCGGGCCATCAGCTGCGGGGTAAATCCTTCTTCTGTGAACGGGCCTCGTCCGGCCTCACGGTACCATTCAGGCTTCGCCGTCATTACCTTCGTCTCATCCTCTGACAGTCTGTGCTTCATCGCTCATCCTCCTCCAGCGCTTTTCTCATTTTCTCCCTGGCCCGGGACAGCCGGGATTTCACAGTCCCTTCCGCTACACCGAGCAGCGCCGCCGTTTCTGAGGTGGACAGCCCCTGCTGTATCTCCAGCATCAGCACCTCCCTGTGCTTATCCGGCAGCTCCATAATCAGCTCCCAGATGCGGTTAACATACTGCTTGCTCAGCGCCTCTTTTTCGGCAGACCCTGCTTGTCCGGGAGACTGATTCTTCCCTAGCGGAATGAAGCGGTGCCAGAAGCTGTTTCGTCTCCAACTGAATGCAGTGTTGCGGGTAATGGTCAACAGCCAGGTTTTTAGTGTAGCGCTGCCCCGGTATTTGGCGATATTGCGGTGCGCCTTCAGGAACACCTCCTGGCTGATGTCATTCGCCTACTCCCGGCTGCCGCTCAAAAAATACGCATAATTCCATACATCCCGCCCGTAAGTCTCCATCATTTCCCGCAGCGTCATGGACGGCGCATAGGCTACGGCATACGGTAACTCTTCACTGTGCATATTCTCTCTCACCTCTTTGGTCAATAAGACTCTCCGGACTGCATTTGGTTCCCTCTATCTTCCAAAAATGATATTCAGCTCTTAAGCATCGAAAATAATTATGTATTTTAACTTAAAATAATAAATTTTTTACGTTGATTTTATCGTTTCCTTGCGTTGTATCCTGTGTAATACAGGAATATAATAACAGTAATCAGGCATAAGCTGCTGTGTTGTACAGCAACAACGGGGGATTCTTATGAAAAGCAAAAAGGTAACGCTGACCCAGATCGCAAAAGCGCTCGGGCTGTCTCCGGTGTCGGTCAGCAGAGCGCTGGCGGATCAGGGCGGCATCAGCGAGGAAATGAAGGCCAAGATTGTGGAAAAAGCGGCGCAGATGGGCTATATCCGGCCCCGCAAGGCAACTCCTCCGAAAATTCTGGTGCTTCACCAGAAGCCTTATCAGCATGACAACAGCAACTTCAGCTACAAGGTTCAAGGCATCGAAAAGGCGCTGCAGCAGGCCGACACGGATTACAGCATTGAATTTGTGGATAAGGAGCACCAGAACAGCCTGGCTTTGCCCTACCGTTTAAGTAAAGGCTACAAGTTCGACGGGGTTATTTTTATCGGGCGGTTTAACAGTGACTATATTTCCTTTATTCATAAGCAGATTCCGGCGCTGATTCTGTATGTCGGTTACTCACCGGCCTATGATTACGACAGTGTGTGGTTCAGCTTCCTGCATGCCGGCTACAAGCAGTGCCAGTATCTGATCGGCCGCGGGCACCGCGCAATCGGCTTTGTTGGGAATCTTAGCGCCTACCGTAACAAGGAAAAGAAAACAGGCATCACCTCCGCACTGGAGGAGCATGGGCTGCCGGCTGACGGGGCGCTTTTTTGGGAGCGTGATGAGGCGCTTGGGAGCAGGCTGTCCGGACTGATTGCCGAAGGCGGGCTGCCGACCGCTTTTATCTGTGAGCATGATTTCACGGCTGTAGAGCTGATCCGCCTACTGCAGGAGCGCGGAATCAAGGTACCCGAGCACGTTTCCATTCTCAGCAGCGGCAACACGGAGATATCCGCTCTTTCAACCCCTCCGCTTACTACAATGGATCTGAATATCGGTTACTCCTGTCAGAGAGTGGTAGCCACATTGCTCAGCCGGATTGCCGACCCGCAGAAGCCTGCGGAGAATATTGCTGTGCTTAGCACTTTTGTGGAAAGAGAATCCGTAAGGAGCATCTGATTCCTATATAGGCAGGTGTATTTTCAAAAGGTGGGATGTTAAATGCAATCCTCTATTTTGCTGCGTTTTTTCAAAGCCCGCAAGACTGATTATTTGATCGGGTTTTCTTTTATGTTCGCCGCTTCCTTTATTCAGACGCTGTTTCCCAAGGTGCTGGGCCGTGCGGTTGATCTGATGAAGGTCAGCGGCTTTGACACCAGACAGGTGCAG
Proteins encoded:
- a CDS encoding RNA polymerase sigma factor, whose amino-acid sequence is MSQEVFLKAHRNIAKYRGSATLKTWLLTITRNTAFSWRRNSFWHRFIPLGKNQSPGQAGSAEKEALSKQYVNRIWELIMELPDKHREVLMLEIQQGLSTSETAALLGVAEGTVKSRLSRAREKMRKALEEDER
- a CDS encoding LacI family DNA-binding transcriptional regulator; its protein translation is MKSKKVTLTQIAKALGLSPVSVSRALADQGGISEEMKAKIVEKAAQMGYIRPRKATPPKILVLHQKPYQHDNSNFSYKVQGIEKALQQADTDYSIEFVDKEHQNSLALPYRLSKGYKFDGVIFIGRFNSDYISFIHKQIPALILYVGYSPAYDYDSVWFSFLHAGYKQCQYLIGRGHRAIGFVGNLSAYRNKEKKTGITSALEEHGLPADGALFWERDEALGSRLSGLIAEGGLPTAFICEHDFTAVELIRLLQERGIKVPEHVSILSSGNTEISALSTPPLTTMDLNIGYSCQRVVATLLSRIADPQKPAENIAVLSTFVERESVRSI